The genomic stretch CACATTTGGTAGTGGcgggacaggaaaagagattccacctgaacattaggaggaacttcctgacagtaagggctgtttgacagtggaatgcacttcctcggaaggtgatagtctccttccttggaggtctttaaacagaggctggatggccatctgtcagggatgctttgatttggatttcctgcatggcagggggttggactggatggccctagtggtctcttccaactctacgattctatgattctatgacaggtGGATGACCTTCACAGGATCGTTCTTTGTAATAAATATCCCCAACTCAGTTAATTTATGTGTTGAGAATTAATTTCTCATTCATTATCACCGTAGATATTGGGCTGCTCTAACACAGGTTCTTTACTTGAACTGTGAAGAGGAAAGCTGGTAAGGGATTACAAGCTCAAACTAGACAGCAAATCAGGGTCAGAGGTAACTGAACACTACCAAAGATTCCAAAGAGACTAAGGAAAAAGTTGTCATCAGTCTGGAGATGTCACGTCATAGAATACATGTTGGCGGGGGTGGGGTGGGACACAACTAGGGGACCTGTGGTCAAAATAAGCTACCCAACCTGATTGCCACCCTGTCAACAATATTGCTTCAACATCCCAGTGAACAATGCCTCTGTTGTTCATCTAGCCATTGACTTAATTTGATGTTGGCCAGGTTCCAGTGTCCCCTTGTACAGGAAATGAGCACAACTATGTTTGGAAATGTTTACGTTACATCCGTTTCATCCACAATAGAAGCCTGTCCACTTCTCACTTACTTTGATGCCCAAGCTCCCACTGGTAgtgtttatatccatgaaaaacAGCAGACACTCCACTGTTTTGCAAGGGAAATTACTATTCAAGTGTAACTTCTGCAAAGATGTCAAGCCCTTCTTCCTTCTATGTGGGGCTGAAATGTCAAAATATTTTGCCCAGTTTATTGGAGAAAACCCAAAGGAATGCTCCTCTGCACCAGCGAGAGAATATCAAGATACAAGCTTTCTCAAACTGGGACTGTCAACCACAAACATAGTAAAAAAGTACTTGGATTTTTCCAAGTGGCAATGAATACAGACTGAATGTTGAATTAAAACTCAACAAAGTTTTCAACTCTGAGAAACCTTTTTAGTagaaaaacataagaaaaattaaataggaaCATAGGGAATATAGGGTTTGCTGAATTAAGTTAATATTAATTACAGAAGCTGCCATCTTCCTTCCCAACATGTAGCAGATCTTTCCATTAACAGCCATTCATGGCTGCCTTAATATTTCCTTTCACCATGTGTTTTTACACCCACCCTAAAGTAGTTTTTAGCTTTTCATTGTATGGCCAACATCAATGCTGATGTTCTCTATTTCGATTAAAAATGTTAACACTGATCTTACAATATTAACCTACAAAAACCTGCATTTGGGTCTACATTGCTCCACTTAAGAAAAATGGGATAGTATGAACTATACCTGCTACTTGACAGCCTTAATTTTTGAAACAATCATTTCTACAAGAAATGTAGGAGAATCTTACACTACACTGTTGTAGCGCTATTGTTCCTCTTCAACTTctatggttgcctcctgtggaatcttgggatttgaagtttagggagagttaagaattctcagccagagctgttaggcttcactaaactacaaatcccagaattccacaagaggcagccatagcagttaatgtagAATAAGACACTGCTTGGGGGCTTTTCTATAAATCAGCAATTAAAAAAGCCAACTTGCCTGGGTCATTCACCCCAAGTAAGTGGAGAAAGGCATATTTTTTCATAATTGAGTTCTAACAATTTAgtgcaagaaagaaagatgaagaaaattAGTCTGGCAGGCCTAGAAACTAGATTTCCTGCAAAACAACAAGATTGGAGGATATCATGGGCCAGACACTCAACAGTATAGTTCAATGCTAAGTGTCTTTTCCCCCTGTAGATAACTGAAAAGGCTCAAATGTAGCTGGCCATCACCTTTACATAGCCatcaaaaaccaaaaaccaaaaacacacaaaacaaaaaactagtgTTTCTATTGGCAATTTAGTATTCCTTCACTTGCTGAATTGAGCTGAACTTAGCAACACAGATGCTTTATCCCAAAGATTTTCAATTTCTAAATTATGATGCAGAAATCACTATTAAAAGTTACAGTAGCGCAGCAAGCTTGGAAGACACTAGTAGAAATTATGGCGAGGCCAGATAGAGAAACACTTCTTAATCATTTAGGTGAATCTAGTAGCCTTCCAAACCAGCGCAATTTATTATGTGATTTCTCTTCTATTTTCATTTCTCTTGGAGAGGCTAAGATTTCAAatactagcctggaagaaggaagagccctccctccaatccatctgccttggtccaggcctcagagggagagaagaaccactggacctcattccctttccctccaccattcccttctccttttgtttcgtgtcttttagattgtaagcctgagggtagggaactgtctgattaaaaataattaattgtaagccgccctgagagccattagggctgaagggcggggtataaatacctaaataaataaataaaattattacaaataaagATAAAATCGTGCTATTGATAATGTTCTGCTCATCACCTTTCAATGTAGTGGGAACTTTCAATAGAAAACGGTGTTTCACAATTCAGCCTTAATTAGTGTTTGAAACTAAACATGTAAGATTTGCAAGATAATTTAATAAGGTAGCAAAATTTAATAAGCAGATAGCAAAAAacagttgtatattttatttcttgtaaAAAAATTACACATGCAGACTAAAACCAGTGTAAGAAAGTATCCAccattattttaaacaaataactaTACTTAAATAGAAATGTCTGCCGTAAGTTTGTATAAAAATAAGGTACATTTGTACAGAAACAGATTCTCCAGTTCTCTTATTGATACAATTCTAAACACATACAATTTAAcctgatcatttttttaaaatcaatatacTGCTAAGgtattttatgtgcaaaaaattCAACACAGTTCTTAAAATAATGTCCTACATATTGAAGGTGTTGGGCTTCAAATCAAATCCTAATCAACTTCTTTTCAAGTTTCAAGCAGTTCCATACATTGTATTATAATATCCAAGCAAAATCAAGAAGCAGCTTGTCCCAGTCAGCGCCTGTGCCTGCTGTGTCCTGAACGACTACCGCTGTGGTGCTTACCCTTATGAGATCTCTCAAAGGAGCGAGACCTTTCCCGCCTTTCCCTGTGGTGTCCTCGCTCATGCCTATGTTTCTTGGCAACATCTGAATGTTCCCTTGATTTGCTTTGAGAACGTGAGCGTGACTTTTTCCTTTTGTGACCATGTCTATTTACACCTTTCAACTCTTCTCTGCTGTGCTTGGGTTTCAGATGTGGTGACCCGTGATTATGATGTCTCCGAGGGCTGCCACTGTGACTTCGTGACCTACTCCTGGATCTTGAGCTGTAGGTTCCAGAGAGACTCCGTCTATTGTTGTAACTAAAAAACACAGACATTAGTCTTTAAACTTGCTATACAAAGTTATGTACTGCTTGCCTGTTATTAAATTAGGTAAATGAGCCTATTATTTAACTATTAGAGACTATTAATTTAATAGTaagttatttaaaaagtgcattcATACAGATTACTTATTATGTCCTTCATTTCAATAGGgtagccttttttttaaaaaaaaaaatcttaactgAAACTACTGCACCATGTTTATACAGTGCTAGATAAACCCCTAGTTTCCAGAAGATcatgtatttcttttcctcttataGGACAGCAAAATTAAGCATGCTGATCACACAGCAGCAAGGATTAGTCCAGCATATTTATAGCACAGAGCAAAATAAACTATGCAGAATCACAAGAGAGGCCTTTACGCGAAATACCCTTCTCTTGCAGGCTGACCTGCAACCAATGTTAGCTGCATTTTGGTGGCAAGTCAAAACTTGACACTTTACTAAAGCTTTAGAACCAGGATCATAACTAGGCTGTAAAGATCTATGTCAGGACACATGGctttaacttgttttaaattgGCTTAAATCTTTTAGATTGTTAAGTGATTGTACTTTGTTCATATTTCCCCCACTATCTCTATATAATAtaacaattttaataataaaataaatatatatattatatttggaATAAGGACTTCTCTACAGCTTCCAGTATGGTATAAAACACCCTAGGTGAGATATTTCATTGTGAATAATTATTTGAAGAGATTTGCTTCAACACTCTTACGGCACCatatcggggccatggcaaccgcacactgcaacCCCAATTTTTGCTTTCCGTGGCACAAAACTGGTTCTGTCTTGTGatctggaaagggtgcaatagctgccGGCGCACAGCTTTTCCATGCTTCTTTGGTGCTGTGCCATGTAGACGTGGCACCAGAGAGATGCCATGACACGGTGTGCGATGTTACAATGGCCTAGGGGCGGAGTTGGTGTGTGCCTCATGAgcatgccacaccccaactccacccccaggccagccttaatggccagtttgTCAAGCCCCTAAATTTCCCTAAAGTAATATGGGAGGATGTAAATTTCCTTTTCCAATTATGagttaacatttttcaaaaatactTACTGTCGTCTTGGAGAATGGGATCTGGACCGTGACTTTGTTCTTGACTTTGATCGACTAGCACTTCTGCTGCTTCTACTTCTTTTACTCTCTTTTCTCATACTGGATTAAAACAGAACATGAGCACCAAACCAATTACACAGAGTGAAAAGGCAAACcacttaaaaataattaagaattAATCTGGTCTATTAAATAAAGATGAGTTACTTACCCATTGTAAGGGCTCTTAGAAACCACCTGTCTATCTTCTGGTTCTTTTTTGATAGTTTTTGCATTGATGCACACTGGTGATTTCTCTTCTATTTTCATTTCTCTTGGGGAGGCTAAGATTTCAAATAATTCAGGGTAAATAAGCTGAAGTGACAAAGCTCTGATCTTCTAACTTTATACCATTTCCTCATATTAAGTTTCCACAAAATGGCAGTAAATATTGACCAGGTTCTGAGCACGACaacatttcatttaatttcttcTAATTTAACTTCTAACTTTGTTTTCTACACACTACCTAacacaggggtcggcaacctccagccctTGGTCTGGATGCGGCCCGCCGAAGCCTTCCTACCCGGCCCGGcgcggtcctgctgctgattgctgcCCCgcctccgggcgccattttgttttagAAAACGGCGACCGAAGTCTCGCTTCACCGccattttctaaaacaaaatggcggtgggcctctgggaggcccgttgccgtcgctggggtcctccaattagggctccggcggcagcaacaggcctctaggacttttttgccggcccctgacggggtcTGGGACCCCATCAGGGGCCAGAAAGAGGgagaggcctccagcgctggcggcccctgctggctctttcctggcctctgatgggccctggggccctgtcaggggccggccaagaggaggcctggcccccggagggtagAAGCTCCGCCCCCCCCACGCgggtccccccccccaggggggaagcgccccccccccggcttcggccccccagttgtctgagggacagcaacccagcccccggctcaaaaaagttgcctacccctgatctaacaCTTCAGGTGCTGAACAGTATTCATCTTTAAAAACTGCGCCAAAGGTGTCTTCTCCTTAAACTGTAAGACTGCCACTCTCTGAAATAAGTAATACCACAGTCTCCTGAGGGATGCAAATGTGTTTTtgatataaaacataaaattggATTTCCTTTCTACAAATCCCACATTGCTTAACTACATCCCATGAACACAATCAATTGAACTAAGCCATGGCTAATATTTTCCAAACATGCTCGTAAAAGCACACTGTTCTTCATACCCTCTGGTACATGTACAATATTAACTGTTTCTGCCAACCAAGAAACCATCAGCAACACAGCATGGGTAAAGTAGGCAAACCTGACTATATGAGACAAATACTACCAGGATACTACTGAAAAATGTGTAGCACCTTACCTACATAATGTAGCTGTTAAGTATACAGATGGCATCATCTGCTCACCAAGCCCACAGATGCTAAACAAATCTGTTACTTCTGTTCTGTTTCATTGTTAAAATGGCGGTgaagcaatacagtggtaccccgggatacgaatgcgccgggttacgaatttttcgggatacgaaaaaatcccatagggatttattgcttcggcttacgaaggtttcttcgggttacgaaaaaaccgcggcgctattttccgccaccggagggcagcagagagctatttttccattagcgcctatgggaattcggcttacgaaggtatttcgggttacgaaattaaccgcggaacgaattaatttcgtaacctggggtaccactgtattctgagaCATGCACGGTTTAAAATTCACTGCTATCGTTATTACCATCAAAACCACCAAGATAATTATTTTGATTGAAGTCAACAATTCTACGTCAATAGCCTCTGAAAGAATCTACTTCATAAATGTGTACTGAACAAAGCTTTGTTTACTAAATGCACATTTGAGGTTACTGAGTGAACAGAAGCACAGTCAAAATGGAGACAAGCTAGAAAACTTACAGGGCTTTGAAGCAGGTGAAAAGCCTCCCAATGTTGAAAGAGCAGGAGTTCCATCAGGATTTAACCCCTTTGCTTTTAGTTTTGCTTCCTGTaatgccatttttcttttctctacttCCTTATCAAGTAATTCATAGTTGGGCTGGAAAGAAACAGAGTCCACAAGTCAGATCATTAGCTAGCCATACAAATGCCTTGATTTAGCCTAATATACTTTCCAATAGTGAAGGTGTTGCAGGAGCTGCCACAAATAAGGTGATGGGATTCTAGATACTCAGGAGACATCCTAAGCATGCATAAAGAGAAAATCTATTAAGTATAAAGGAGAATGGACCAGCGTGCAAACAGACTGCACATCTGTAGCTGAGAAGATTCTCAGACATAGGATGTTCATGTAACAGTTGAAAATAACAAcgtaaaatggaaagaaaaaaaattatgatcaTCTGCTTAACCCACTGACAATGACAAAAAGTCCTGGAAGGAGACGGATTAGGATTGTATTCGGATTTCCCATCTGCAAAAGTATGGCTTAATATTTTGCACTGTACAGCtaatacataaatacacaaaTGAATGACCCTGGTAGCTCTCCAGAAAAGTAGGACGTAAGGAAAGAAAAGGGTATTTCTTATATCCTTGATAAAGCATCCTAGATACAAAGCAATATGTAAATCTGTACAATGAAAACAACTGTCCCCAAATTCTAGTATCTataatgtacagtcggccctccttatccacggattttttatccatggattcaagcatccatggcttgaaaatattccaaaaaaagtataaattccaattagcaaaccttaaattttcattttatattagagaAACCATTccccttttccattatatttagaggaacttgagcatctatggattttgttatccatggggactcctggaaccaaaccccagtggataataaggacccactgtatgtaaGAAATAAAAGCCAATGAAGGAACTGATCTGTTCCCAAATCCCTAACCACCTCTAAGCATTTAAGTGGCAGAGGTAGTTTTGTACTCAGATTAATTAATGTTCTCTCCTGCAgaacacaaaaatgttttgggaggaagaagaaaataaggggaggaagaattaaaaaaaaatacaacttccCCCTCTGCCAGGCCATGTCAGATATATTACTGACAGCCATTGGCAAACTCAAGCCTGCTGCAGAATATAGCACAGCATGTAAAGACCTCTCCCCCACACTTTCCCAACAAGAAGCCAGAACCACATAGTCCCTGTTGGAAGCTTGAAGAGGAGTATGATCTCTCATaccctcaccactgactatgctggctggagtgtatggcagttgtaatccaaaagatcAAAGTTTCACTTTAACTATTCTTGTTTTAAGGATAATACAAacaatgtatttttgttgttctatATATTGTTCTATAAATCAAAGTCACCTTCTTTCTAGTGTAAAGCTTAAGTGTTGTTAAACATAtttcctgaatgtcttcttcagtaattccaaaaagcaaaaaccAATGAGGACGGTTAGGCAAAGGTATCTGTAAAAGAAAAGGGTACAAGTCTGAATTCAAGCAacaagggtttttttgttttttttaaaaacaattatagaaAGGTCTatgtggaaacagaaaacagacaAAATACTTACTTGCAGAGCTCTAGCAGCAAGATAGATACAAGCACATGCTACTGTCTCTGGCTGAAATCTAACAAAAACATTGGTTCGAAGGCTGTCATTCATGTAATTCCTGAAAAATTTGGAAGAGAGTAAAGAATCTGAATGTGTTTCAAGTTCTAAAGCCTACTACTACATTCAAACATTTATATTTGGAGACTCAAtctactttattattttttcttcttcattccaGTAATTTAGATTCCACTGTGTCAAGTAACATGTCTTAAAAGATGGTATATTAAGTCAAATATGCCTTGAAGACCAAGATGCTTCAAATGCCCAAGCCCTCTGTAACAAACAGGCTCGTTGTCATCTCTCTAGAACCACAAAGCACAAGATGAGTTTTACTTTTAATTTAGCCTTCATCACTATGATAATGTGATGGTGAAGATGGTCAGCATTAAAATTTTATACACTATTATGTAGTTCAGTTATGAATAGTTCATGAAGTGTCCACCAACTAGGATTCAGCTTTAGTTGTTCATATGATCACGTTTAATAAAACTGCAGACAGTAGTTCAATATAACCAAAAGGTCAATTAACTCTTATTTCAAGCAGATTAAGATCTTCTGCATTATCTTGGCAGCTATCAAAACTAATGGATGAATGCATCACCCATACCTGGTGAAAACAAGTTCTACATATCCTCTGGCTAATTTAGCATTGTTGCATCCCACTTACTTGATCTGTATAACTCTCGTATTCAATTCAATTGGATTTGTGTGCAGCTTGCTATATATAAACaagaacgtgtgtgtgtgtgtatgtgtattttagtAAGTGATTTCAATGGACTTCAGTCTATCACATGCAAGGCTGCAGCCCTCTGGGATACTTGAAAATACCATGCAAAGTGAATGATGTCCACATAAATGTTACAGCTATACCATAAATTCATGTTCTAACAAATCAAAAGCTTTCCTTACCTTCCAATATAGTGTTTCAAAAATGCTATTTCTGAATTTAATTATGAAGTTTCCATTCTGAGCAGAAGGAAGAACCTCCCAATATGCCAACTGATCTACTGTGGATATCTGATCGGTGGGGAAATAGCTGAATACAGACACTAAACGTGTAGGTGCATACTAGTTTTGCATGCAGttcccacaaattaaaaaaaaaccccgaaCAACTACAATCTAAATTTAGACAAAAGTGGAAAAGCAGTTAATTAATCATGGATAGAACTAAAGTAACTACCCAAGTTATGTCAACAGGTCATGTAATAACTACAATAACTAGAAAAACAATACACATTTCATATGTTGAACAGGTACTTCTAGAATCAAATATACAAATCCTTTCGACACCCCGACAGAACTAGAAGATGCTGCGAGATGGATATGGATCACTTCAGTAAATCTCGGCTGAGAGCTTGCACTGGATTGGCTGGAGAGAGAGGCAGCCAATCAGGCCTTCCTCAGGTCATGAGCTGTGGTGCAGAGGGCAGAGTTCTATGACTTACCATCAGGGACTACCCTTTAATTAAAgagtagaaaaaaagaaaaaagttaaattGAGATCTCCAAGAAAATGTATTATGAAAGCCATGAAAATagtaagcagaaaacaagcatcaCCACAAGATTCACTTTATAAAGTCTTCATTTAACTTACAGTTCATTGTTTGGCATACTGGACATcaagcttgtttttttctgctactattttcctggcaagatgaaAGAAGAGAATAACTTACCAAGCTGTTTGGACGAGTGTCTGATTACGTTCACATTCTAAGACTTGCAAGTACATAACAATgatctgagggagagaaaaacaaaagcCCCAAGAGTATTAAGAAAAATGTCCCATGTTAAGTGATTTACTGTAATTACACTCACCCTTACTTAACATacagtcaaaaaataaaaaagttatatTCCCACCTTCCACGAAGATCTATATCTGACCAATAAAATCCTCTATTTACTACAGTTTGTACAGTAATTAGAAATTAAACCCTCTTCCCATATATTggtattcatagaatcagagttggaacagatcacaagggccattcagtccaaccccctgccatgcaggaatacacagtcaaagaactcctaacagatgaccatcctgcttctgtttgaaaaccttcaaaggagattccaccactctcagagggagcgtggcccactgtcaaacagctctgtcgGGAAATTCTTCTTAACgttaagatggaatctcttttcctgtagttggcatccactgctctgtcccctagtctctggagcagcacaaaacaagcttgctccattctgaatttgacatcccttcaaatatttaaatatgcttATCATGTCGTCTCTTAGCCTTTTCTTCCTCagagtaaacatacccagctccctatgttgtTCCCcacagggcatagtttccagttTTTCACAATTCTGGttgcctcctctggacacactccagcttattTATATCcaccttgaactgtggtgcccagaactagacagaGTATTCCAAGTGAGATCTGACTGAAGCAAAATAAAGTGATGCTATTATGTCCCTCGATTTAGACGCTACACAATGTGTacgttatagcaatagcaagtaaaattctataccacttacttatcagtgcacttaagcactccctaagtggtttacaatgtgtatgctaattgcccccaacaatctgggtactgtaCTCATTTCAGTGACATCAGAAGAATACAAGCCCAAGTCCccggctggtattgaactcacaaccttgtggttttgtgattgactggctgcagtacaggcatttaaccactgcgccacaagtTATGCTACATAATCAGTGATCTGTTAATCCTAGTTTGGGAGATTTTTTTTACCTGTGTGGCACCATTAAAACATATGAGTTCAATAC from Sceloporus undulatus isolate JIND9_A2432 ecotype Alabama chromosome 3, SceUnd_v1.1, whole genome shotgun sequence encodes the following:
- the CCNL1 gene encoding cyclin-L1 — its product is MASAGTPAALGASTTAAAPPAPGPPLSGILIGDRLYSEVSLTIDHSLIPEERLSPTPSMQDGLDLQSETDLRILGCELIQAAGILLRLPQVAMATGQVLFHRFFYSKSFVKHSFEIVAMACINLASKIEEAPRRIRDVINVFHHLRQLRAKRTPSPLILDQNYINTKNQVIKAERRVLKELGFCVHVKHPHKIIVMYLQVLECERNQTLVQTAWNYMNDSLRTNVFVRFQPETVACACIYLAARALQIPLPNRPHWFLLFGITEEDIQEICLTTLKLYTRKKPNYELLDKEVEKRKMALQEAKLKAKGLNPDGTPALSTLGGFSPASKPSSPREMKIEEKSPVCINAKTIKKEPEDRQVVSKSPYNGMRKESKRSRSSRSASRSKSRTKSRSRSHSPRRHYNNRRSLSGTYSSRSRSRSRSHSGSPRRHHNHGSPHLKPKHSREELKGVNRHGHKRKKSRSRSQSKSREHSDVAKKHRHERGHHRERRERSRSFERSHKGKHHSGSRSGHSRHRR